One part of the Arabidopsis thaliana chromosome 1 sequence genome encodes these proteins:
- a CDS encoding Myosin heavy chain-related protein (Myosin heavy chain-related protein; FUNCTIONS IN: molecular_function unknown; INVOLVED IN: biological_process unknown; LOCATED IN: mitochondrion; EXPRESSED IN: 13 plant structures; EXPRESSED DURING: 6 growth stages; BEST Arabidopsis thaliana protein match is: Myosin heavy chain-related protein (TAIR:AT5G41140.1); Has 241668 Blast hits to 113961 proteins in 3668 species: Archae - 3215; Bacteria - 50568; Metazoa - 96634; Fungi - 19056; Plants - 12907; Viruses - 1139; Other Eukaryotes - 58149 (source: NCBI BLink).): MFKSARWRSEKNRIKVVFRLKFHATQASQFNTEGLILSLVPGDIGKPTARSEKAIVNDGHCRWEIPVYETVKFLKDVKTGKVNQRIYHLIVSTTGSARGGLVGETSIDFADYVDATKTCNVSLPLQNSSSKALLHVSIQRQLEFDDPQRDVDECETPVKMSQGLDLKSHFSIGDADENRKSDSHEEGPFGKAARFAELRRRASIESDSTMSSSGSVIEPNTPEEVAKPLRHPTKHLHSAKSLFEEPSRISESEWSGSSDHGISSTDDSTNSSNDIVARDTAINSSDEDEVEKLKNELVGLTRQADLSELELQSLRKQIVKETKRSQDLLREVNSLKQERDSLKEDCERQKVSDKQKGETKTRNRLQFEGRDPWVLLEETREELDYEKDRNFNLRLQLEKTQESNSELILAVQDLEEMLEEKSKEGADNIEESMRRSCRSETDEDDHDQKALEDLVKKHVDAKDTHILEQKITDLYNEIEIYKRDKDELEIQMEQLALDYEILKQQNHDISYKLEQSQLQEQLKIQYECSSSLVDVTELENQVESLEAELKKQSEEFSESLCRIKELESQMETLEEEMEKQAQVFEADIDAVTRGKVEQEQRAIQAEETLRKTRWKNASVAGKLQDEFKRLSEQMDSMFTSNEKMAMKAMTEANELRMQKRQLEEMIKDANDELRANQAEYEAKLHELSEKLSFKTSQMERMLENLDEKSNEIDNQKRHEEDVTANLNQEIKILKEEIENLKKNQDSLMLQAEQAENLRVDLEKTKKSVMEAEASLQRENMKKIELESKISLMRKESESLAAELQVIKLAKDEKETAISLLQTELETVRSQCDDLKHSLSENDLEMEKHKKQVAHVKSELKKKEETMANLEKKLKESRTAITKTAQRNNINKGSPVGAHGGSKEVAVMKDKIKLLEGQIKLKETALESSSNMFIEKEKNLKNRIEELETKLDQNSQEMSENELLNGQENEDIGVLVAEIESLRECNGSMEMELKEMRERYSEISLRFAEVEGERQQLVMIVRNLKNAKRS, translated from the exons ATGTTTAAGTCAGCGAGATGGCGTAGCGAGAAGAACAGGATCAAAGTCGTTTTCAGATTGAAGTTTCATGCGACTCAG GCGTCACAGTTCAATACAGAGGGATTGATTCTGTCTCTAGTTCCCGGAGATATTGGAAAACCGACGGCGAGGTCAGAGAAAGCTATTGTGAACGACGGACATTGCCGGTGGGAGATTCCGGTTTACGAGACTGTGAAATTTCTCAAAGATGTAAAAACTGGAAAAGTTAATCAGAGAATTTACCATCTCATTGTTTCAACTACG GGATCTGCAAGAGGTGGTTTGGTTGGAGAAACATCAATTGATTTTGCTGATTATGTTGATGCAACTAAAACTTGCAATGTTTCTCTTCCATTACAGAACTCCAGTTCTAAAGCTTTGTTGCAt GTATCAATACAAAGGCAATTAGAGTTTGATGATCCTCAAAG AGATGTGGATGAATGTGAGACTCCGGTGAAAATGTCACAAGGTCTAGATTTGAAGTCACATTTCAGCATTGGTGATGCTGATGAAAATCGTAAAAGCGATTCACATGAG GAAGGGCCATTTGGTAAAGCTGCGCGGTTTGCGGAACTGAGACGAAGAGCATCAATTGAATCTGATAGTACAATGTCAAGCTCTGGAAGTGTCATTGAGCCAAATACACCTGAAGAAGTTGCCAAGCCTTTGAGACATCCCACTAAGCATCTTCATTCAGCTAAAAGTTTGTTTGAAGAGCCTTCTCGTATATCGGAGTCCGAGTGGTCCGGAAGTTCTGATCATGGTATCAGCAGCACTGATGACTCGACCAATAGTTCGAATGATATAGTCGCGAGGGACACCGCGATTAACTCCTCGGATGAGGACGAGGTAGAGAAGCTTAAGAACGAGCTTGTTGGTTTGACAAGGCAAGCAGATCTTTCGGAGCTAGAACTGCAAAGCCTGAGGAAACAAATTGTTAAAGAGACCAAAAGAAGTCAAGATCTCCTTAGGGAAGTGAATAGCTTGAAGCAAGAGAGAGATTCGTTGAAGGAAGATTGTGAGAGACAGAAAGTATCTGACAAGCAGAAAGGAGAGACTAAAACGAGGAACAGGTTGCAGTTTGAAGGAAGAGATCCATGGGTTCTTTTGGAGGAAACAAGAGAGGAACTTGATTATGAGAAGGATCGGAATTTCAATCTCCGGTTACAGCTCGAGAAGACGCAAGAATCAAACTCCGAGTTGATTCTTGCTGTTCAAGATCTTGAAGAAATGCTGGAGGAAAAGAGTAAGGAAGGAGCTGATAACATTGAAGAATCAATGAGAAGGTCTTGTAGAAGTGAGACAGATGAAGATGATCATGATCAAAAGGCACTTGAGGACCTTGTGAAGAAACATGTGGATGCGAAAGATACACATATTTTGGAGCAGAAGATCACAGACCTTTATAATGAGATTGAGATATATAAACGTGATAAAGATGAGCTTGAGATACAGATGGAACAGCTTGCTTTGGATTATGAGATACTGAAACAGCAAAATCATGATATCTCTTACAAGCTAGAGCAGAGCCAACTGCAAGAACAGTTGAAGATACAATACGAATGTTCATCTTCGCTTGTGGATGTGACCGAGCTTGAAAACCAAGTAGAGAGTCTGGAAGCTGAGCTCAAGAAGCAGTCCGAAGAGTTTTCAGAGTCTTTGTGCCGGATTAAAGAACTTGAATCACAAATGGAGACAttggaagaagagatggagaaacaaGCTCAGGTATTCGAGGCAGACATTGATGCTGTCACACGTGGTAAAGTGGAGCAAGAGCAAAGAGCTATCCAAGCCGAAGAAACTCTAAGGAAAACGAGGTGGAAAAACGCTAGTGTAGCAGGAAAACTCCAGGATGAATTCAAAAGACTCTCTGAGCAGATGGATTCAATGTTTACATCAAATGAGAAAATGGCTATGAAAGCGATGACAGAAGCTAACGAATTACGAATGCAGAAACGTCAACTAGAAGAAATGATCAAAGACGCTAATGATGAGCTCCGAGCAAACCAAGCCGAGTACGAGGCAAAGCTCCACGAGCTTTCTGAAAAGCTGAGTTTCAAAACCAGTCAGATGGAGAGAATGTTAGAGAATCTTGATGAGAAGTCCAATGAGATAGATAATCAGAAGAGGCATGAAGAAGATGTTACTGCAAATTTAAACCAAGAGATCAAAATCCTAAAGGAAGAGATTGAGAATCTGAAAAAGAACCAAGATAGTCTCATGTTACAGGCAGAGCAAGCAGAGAACCTGAGAGTTGATTTGGAAAAGACTAAAAAATCGGTTATGGAAGCCGAGGCTTCACTACAGAGAGAGAACATGAAGAAAATTGAGCTAGAGAGCAAGATTTCACTAATGAGGAAAGAGTCAGAGTCGCTAGCAGCGGAGTTACAAGTGATAAAGCTGGccaaagatgaaaaagaaacagcAATTTCACTCTTACAAACAGAGCTAGAAACCGTAAGATCTCAGTGCGATGATCTAAAGCATTCTTTATCAGAGAatgatttggagatggagaaacACAAGAAGCAAGTGGCACACGTAAAAAgtgagttgaagaagaaagaagaaacaatggcTAATCTTGAGAAGAAGCTAAAGGAAAGCAGAACCGCGATTACGAAAACCGCACAAagaaacaacatcaacaaagGAAGTCCAGTAGGTGCTCATGGTGGATCTAAAGAAGTTGCGGTTatgaaagataaaataaaGCTTCTtgag GGTCAAATCAAACTGAAGGAAACTGCTCTTGAATCTTCATCTAATATGTTCATCGAAAAGGAAAAGAATCTGAAGAACAGAATCGAGGAACTGGAAACTAAACTCGATCAAAATAGCCAAGAG ATGAGTGAGAATGAGCTTCTAAATGGTCAAGAAAACGAAGATATTGGAGTTCTTGTAGCGGAAATCGAGTCTTTGAGAGAGTGTAATGGATCAATGGAGATGGAGCTGAAGGAGATGCGAGAGAGATACTCAGAGATAAGTTTGAGATTTGCAGAAGTGGAAGGGGAGAGACAACAGCTTGTAATGATAGTACGTAATCTTAAAAACGCTAAGAGGAGCTAA
- a CDS encoding uncharacterized protein (unknown protein; BEST Arabidopsis thaliana protein match is: unknown protein (TAIR:AT2G20362.1); Has 78 Blast hits to 77 proteins in 11 species: Archae - 0; Bacteria - 0; Metazoa - 0; Fungi - 0; Plants - 78; Viruses - 0; Other Eukaryotes - 0 (source: NCBI BLink).), with translation MKLSESRGETEKHRRQQHFEHELKNMISSLTHMGGDKAGPSQYDEEEDGIRVITLSGSNLGATMKTELDNNHGDRDQNGDHELDFLSTYVNSNFQAVNNSIMIGAKYETHDPGVHLDISGDVEKPSVKIPARSSRGKKGKTPARSDRRESEHTN, from the coding sequence ATGAAGCTAAGCGAGTCAAGAGGCGAAACAGAGAAGCACAGGCGACAACAACATTTCGAGCACGAGCTTAAGAACATGATCTCTTCCTTAACCCACATGGGAGGAGATAAGGCAGGACCTAGCCAATacgatgaagaggaagatggtATCAGAGTCATCACACTTTCTGGATCCAACCTTGGAGCCACCATGAAGACCGAGCTTGACAACAATCATGGAGACAGAGACCAAAATGGCGACCACGAGCTTGATTTCCTAAGCACTTATGTTAATAGCAACTTCCAAGCTGTGAACAACTCGATTATGATAGGGGCCAAGTACGAGACTCATGATCCTGGCGTTCATCTTGACATTTCGGGCGATGTGGAGAAACCTTCGGTGAAGATACCTGCGAGGAGTTCAAGGGGAAAGAAGGGTAAGACTCCTGCCAGAAGTGACCGTCGAGAATCTGAACATACTAATTGA
- a CDS encoding Pentatricopeptide repeat (PPR) superfamily protein (Pentatricopeptide repeat (PPR) superfamily protein; CONTAINS InterPro DOMAIN/s: Pentatricopeptide repeat (InterPro:IPR002885); BEST Arabidopsis thaliana protein match is: Pentatricopeptide repeat (PPR) superfamily protein (TAIR:AT1G63080.1); Has 41413 Blast hits to 11056 proteins in 262 species: Archae - 6; Bacteria - 23; Metazoa - 203; Fungi - 327; Plants - 39906; Viruses - 0; Other Eukaryotes - 948 (source: NCBI BLink).), whose translation MELFREMSQRGLVGNTVTYTTLIQGLFQAGDCDMAQEIFKEMVSDGVPPDIMTYNILLDGLCKNGKLEKALVAGKVEDGWDLFCSLSLKGVKPNVVTYTTMISGFCKKGFKEEAYTLFRKMKEDGPLPDSGTYNTLIRAHLRDGDKAASAELIKEMRSCRFAGDASTYGLVTDMLHDGRLDKGFLEMLS comes from the exons ATGGAACTCTTCCGCGAGATGTCTCAAAGAGGATTGGTTGGCAACACAGTCACTTACACCACTCTTATCCAAGGGTTATTTCAAGCTGGAGATTGTGATATGGCTCAAGAAATATTCAAAGAGATGGTATCTGATGGCGTGCCTCCCGATATCATGACATACAACATTCTGTTAGATGGACTCTGTAAAAATGGGAAGCTAGAGAAAGCATTGGTG GCAGGGAAGGTGGAAGATGGGTGGGATCTATTTTGTAGCCTCAGCCTTAAAGGAGTGAAGCCTAATGTTGTAACCTACACAACAATGATCTCAGGATTCTGTAAGAAAGGTTTTAAGGAGGAAGCATATACCTTattcagaaaaatgaaagaagacgGGCCTCTTCCAGATAGTGGTACTTATAATACGCTTATTAGGGCGCATCTTAGAGATGGTGACAAAGCAGCATCAGCTGAACTCATCAAAGAAATGAGGAGTTGCAGATTTGCTGGAGATGCTTCAACTTATGGCTTGGTCACAGATATGTTGCATGATGGGAGATTGGACAAAGGATTTTTGGAAATGCTATCTTAA
- a CDS encoding Pentatricopeptide repeat (PPR) superfamily protein (Pentatricopeptide repeat (PPR) superfamily protein; CONTAINS InterPro DOMAIN/s: Pentatricopeptide repeat (InterPro:IPR002885); BEST Arabidopsis thaliana protein match is: pentatricopeptide (PPR) repeat-containing protein (TAIR:AT1G62590.1); Has 64592 Blast hits to 15428 proteins in 305 species: Archae - 4; Bacteria - 72; Metazoa - 1099; Fungi - 1181; Plants - 59820; Viruses - 0; Other Eukaryotes - 2416 (source: NCBI BLink).), which translates to MVKSRPLPSIFEFNKLLSAIAKMKKFDLVISLGEKMQRLGISHNLYTYNILINCFCRRSQISLALALLGKMMKLGYEPSIVTLSSLLNGYCHGKRISDAVALVDQMVEMGYRPDTITFTTLIHGLFLHNKASEAVALVDRMVQRGCQPNLVTYGVVVNGLCKRGDIDLAFNLLNKMEAAKIEADVVIFNTIIDSLCKYRHVDDALNLFKEMETKGIRPNVVTYSSLISCLCSYGRWSDASQLLSDMIEKKINPNLVTFNALIDAFVKEGKFVEAEKLHDDMIKRSIDPDIFTYNSLINGFCMHDRLDKAKQMFEFMVSKDCFPDLDTYNTLIKGFCKSKRVEDGTELFREMSHRGLVGDTVTYTTLIQGLFHDGDCDNAQKVFKQMVSDGVPPDIMTYSILLDGLCNNGKLEKALEVFDYMQKSEIKLDIYIYTTMIEGMCKAGKVDDGWDLFCSLSLKGVKPNVVTYNTMISGLCSKRLLQEAYALLKKMKEDGPLPDSGTYNTLIRAHLRDGDKAASAELIREMRSCRFVGDASTIGLVANMLHDGRLDKSFLDMLS; encoded by the coding sequence ATGGTCAAGTCACGTCCTTTACCTTCCATTTTTGAGTTCAATAAACTGTTGAGTGCCATTGCTAAGATGAAAAAGTTTGATCTTGTCATCTCTCTAGGTGAGAAGATGCAGAGGTTAGGAATTTCACATAATCTATATACTTACAATATTTTGATCAACTGTTTCTGCCGACgctctcaaatctctcttgcTTTAGCTCTTCTTGGCAAGATGATGAAACTCGGCTATGAGCCCAGCATTGTCacgctttcttctcttctcaatgGATACTGTCACGGTAAGAGGATTTCAGATGCTGTAGCTTTGGTTGATCAAATGGTGGAAATGGGGTATAGACCTGACACAATCACATTTACAACTTTGATTCATGGGCTTTTTCTCCACAACAAAGCTTCTGAAGCTGTGGCGTTAGTTGATCGAATGGTTCAAAGAGGCTGTCAACCAAATCTGGTTACTTATGGAGTGGTAGTAAATGGATTATGTAAGAGAGGTGATATTGATTTGGCTTTTAATCTGCTCAACAAGATGGAAGCTGCGAAAATAGAGGCGGATGTTGTTATCTTCAACACAATCATCGATAGTCTCTGCAAATATAGACATGTGGATGATGCACTCAACCTATTCAAAGAAATGGAAACCAAAGGAATTAGACCAAATGTTGTTACCTACAGCTCCCTCATAAGTTGCCTTTGTAGTTATGGAAGATGGAGTGATGCCTCTCAACTACTGAGTGATATGattgagaagaaaatcaaCCCTAATTTAGTCACGTTCAATGCATTGATCGATGCGTTTGTGAAAGAAGGAAAGTTTGTAGAGGCTGAGAAATTGCACGATGACATGATCAAAAGGTCTATAGATCCTGATATTTTCACTTACAATTCATTGATCAACGGGTTCTGTATGCATGATCGTCTAGACAAGGCCAAGCAGATGTTTGAGTTCATGGTTAGCAAGGACTGTTTCCCAGATTTAGATACATATAATACTCTCATAAAGGGATTTTGCAAGTCTAAGAGAGTAGAAGATGGTACGGAACTCTTCCGCGAGATGTCTCATAGAGGATTGGTTGGCGATACAGTCACTTACACCACTCTTATCCAAGGGCTTTTTCATGATGGCGACTGTGATAATGCCCAAAAGGTTTTCAAACAGATGGTTTCTGATGGTGTACCTCCTGATATAATGACATACAGCATTTTGTTAGATGGACTCTGTAATAACGGGAAGCTAGAGAAAGCATTGGAGGTTTTCGACTATATGCAAAAGAGTGAGATAAAACttgatatttacatatatactacTATGATTGAAGGGATGTGCAAGGCTGGGAAGGTGGATGATGGGTGGGATCTATTTTGTAGCCTCAGCCTTAAAGGAGTGAAGCCTAATGTTGTAACCTACAATACCATGATCTCAGGCTTGTGTAGTAAACGCCTATTACAGGAAGCTTATGCCttgctaaaaaaaatgaaagaagacgGGCCTCTTCCAGATAGTGGTACATATAATACACTTATCAGGGCACATCTGAGAGATGGTGACAAAGCAGCATCAGCTGAACTCATCAGAGAAATGAGGAGTTGCAGGTTTGTTGGAGATGCTTCAACCATTGGCTTGGTCGCTAATATGTTGCATGATGGGAGATTAGACAAAAGCTTCCTCGATATGCTTTCTTAA
- a CDS encoding Flavin-containing monooxygenase family protein (Flavin-containing monooxygenase family protein; FUNCTIONS IN: NADP or NADPH binding, monooxygenase activity, FAD binding, flavin-containing monooxygenase activity; INVOLVED IN: oxidation reduction; LOCATED IN: cellular_component unknown; CONTAINS InterPro DOMAIN/s: Flavin-containing monooxygenase FMO (InterPro:IPR000960), Flavin-containing monooxygenase-like (InterPro:IPR020946); BEST Arabidopsis thaliana protein match is: Flavin-binding monooxygenase family protein (TAIR:AT1G62580.1); Has 11814 Blast hits to 11370 proteins in 1704 species: Archae - 65; Bacteria - 6328; Metazoa - 1164; Fungi - 1062; Plants - 698; Viruses - 0; Other Eukaryotes - 2497 (source: NCBI BLink).) yields the protein MVPAVNPPTTSHHVAVIGAGAAGLVAARELRREGHSVVVFERGNQIGGVWAYTPNVEPDPLSIDPTRPVIHSSLYSSLRTIIPRECMGFTDFPFSTGPENKSRDPRRHPGHIEVLAYLKDFARKFKMDEMIRFETEVVRAEPAAENPKKWRVESRNSGDISDEIYDAVVVCNGHYTEPRHALIPGIDSCPGKQIHSHNYRIPDQFKDQVNSGSSVSGVDISRDIVNVTKEVHISSRSTKPETYEKLSGYDNLWLHSNIETVREDGSVVFKNGKTVYADTIMHCTGYKYYFPFLDTKGEVTVEDNRVGPLYKHVFPPALSPGLSFIGLPWQVILFPMFELQSKWVAAVLAGRFVYDNWLADQCDYPRIEKWREQMFYKVFKRIQSQSSTYKDDWDDDHLIAEAYEDFVKFPSNYPSSLIEREYTS from the exons ATGGTACCAGCAGTAAATCCTCCTACCACATCACACCACGTGGCAGTAATCGGTGCTGGAGCAGCCGGACTCGTGGCTGCTCGAGAGCTCCGCCGTGAGGGCCACTCTGTCGTTGTTTTCGAACGTGGGAACCAAATCGGAGGCGTGTGGGCTTACACGCCTAATGTCGAACCTGACCCGCTTAGCAttgacccgacccgacccgtAATCCATTCGAGCCTCTATAGTTCTCTCCGAACAATCATCCCACGAGAATGCATGGGTTTCACTGATTTCCCGTTTTCGACTGGACCCGAAAACAAGTCTAGAGATCCGAGACGACATCCGGGTCATATAGAGGTTCTTGCATACCTGAAAGACTTTGCGAGGAAGTTCAAGATGGACGAGATGATTCGGTTCGAGACGGAGGTTGTGAGGGCTGAGCCGGCGGCGGAAAATCCAAAAAAGTGGAGAGTCGAGTCTAGAAACTCCGGTGATATCTCCGACGAGATTTATGATGCCGTAGTTGTTTGTAACGGTCACTATACAGAGCCTCGTCATGCTCTAATCCCTG GCATAGATTCATGTCCTGGAAAGCAAATTCACAGCCACAATTATAGAATTCCAGATCAATTTAAAGATCAggtaaaca GTGGAAGCTCAGTGAGCGGAGTCGATATAAGCAGAGACATAGTAAATGTTACAAAAGAAGTCCATATATCTTCAAGATCAACTAAACCGGAAACATACGAAAAACTTTCCGGTTACGACAACTTATGGCTTCACTCTAAT ATTGAAACTGTCCGAGAAGATGGTTCGGTGGTATTTAAGAACGGAAAGACGGTTTACGCTGATACTATTATGCACTGCACCGG GTACAAATATTACTTCCCATTTCTCGACACGAAAGGCGAAGTGACCGTTGAGGATAACCGTGTTGGACCATTATATAAGCATGTTTTCCCACCAGCTCTTTCTCCGGGACTTTCATTCATCGGATTACCATGGCAG GTCATTCTTTTTCCAATGTTTGAACTCCAAAGCAAATGGGTAGCCGCGGTTTTGGCTGGTAGG TTTGTATACGATAATTGGCTTGCTGATCAATGTGACTATCCTCGTATCGAGAAATGGAGAGAGCAAATGTTTTACAAGGTGTTCAAGAGAATACAATCCCAATCCAGTACATATAAGGACGATTGGGACGATGATCACCTCATCGCAGAAGCATATGAAGATTTCGTCAAATTCCCATCTAACTATCCCAGTTCTTTAATCGAAAGAGAATATACAAGCTGA